TACAAATAGCAATTATAATTACCAATATTTAAATAACAGGTCTGCTGATTAGTAGCTGAAAAGCCTAGAGAAAGCTAATtaatctctctggacctcagtttccctatttatGAAAGGGgtctgttgtgaagattaaattaattgaCATGCCTAAAGCACTTAGGATAGCCCTGACACAtaataagaactcaataaatgggtttttttgtttgttttcgtttttttacTGAAGGACACTGTAGGCTAATGTCTTGGAAAGATGTTAATGATAACAAAAAAGGAGTTTACAAACCAgtatatacagaatatttttataaaataaatatagctcattaatatataaatttacaaaacTAACAACTAGAAGGATATATACCAAAATAGAaatagtaggggctggccctgtggcccagtggttaagttcgagcgctccacttccatggcccagggtttcgccagttcagatcctggttgcggacctagcaccactcatcaagccatgctgagacggcgtcccccatgccacaactagaaggactcacaactaaaacatacaactatgtactagggggctttggggagaaggaaaaaaataaaaataaaaaaataaataaaatcttaaaagaagaatAGCACACAGATACAAGAGAAAAAGGTTAtgaacaaagtttaaaaaaaacaaaacaaaaacaaaatagaaatagtacATCTCTTTGAATAATAGGATTAcagagtttttttatttttgtatttaaaaatttttcaataacAGATGTGCTACTTTGATGTAAGATAAAAACTATcatctttatcaaaattaaaactaaaaactcatttttttgcTCCAACTGGTAGTGAATTCACCCCAAATTAGCAGGTAATACAGAATCAGTTACAGACATTTCTCTTCATAGCCTTTATTACCACACAATACAAGCTCCCAGTCTCTATTTCACAAACCTTATACGCAAACGGCTAAACAattaagagatttttctttccaaaaactaATTTATTCCAGTTTCCCCTCTTAATGCACAGGGATCAGACACATTCTCCATGTTATCCCGAGCCTTTAATTTAGAAAGGCTGTCACAAAAGTGAACCTGCCACATGAGTAAAACAGCGCAAGGAACCAACCAAGTTCTCACTGTCCTCCTTCCTGAGGGAAGAATGCCTGGCTGGCAGTGGTGAAATGGGGCATTTATAACATCTTACTTTTTGTAACAAGTGAGGACAGGCCCCAATGGTGGACAGACTGTCTTAGTCACATAAGCCTTTTGGGGTCTATTTTCTCTAGGTGAACCAGAGGTTTCAGCTGCTCGGCAAAGTTCCTCATGTCATCAGAGACCATGTCCTGCCCAGCTGGTGCAACAACACTTAGTTCCACAAGATAGGAGAGTGACAAGGCTTCAGTGCTCTCTGTGTTCCCTGGCACCAGGATGCGGAAGATCTTGTACACCATAATCTTCATGATGCCCTTCCGGAACAAGTGTCCCTTGGCGACAAACTCATGGTCCATGCGGAAGCCCATTTCCATCAGGAAGTCTGTGAGGTTCTCAGATGTTGCAATGTCCACACAGTTTCGCACCAGGGCATGACGATTCTTGTCTCCCATTTCTGGCTGTCCCAGGTAGCGCAAATGCCAGGGTGCCCCTGCCCTATCCATAGAGCGCCGGGCCCTCAGAACAAATGGACTGGCCTGCTGGCCCTTAAGGAGGAACACCATCTCATGGTCAAGGAAGGTCTCAGGTTCCATGTTGTCACACAAACCACGAAGGCGGTGGATAAGGCTTTCCAAGCTGTGATCTAAAACACTTCCTGAAGAACGAAAAAGCACTATTGAGTCTCATCTTTCACTTTGGGTAATGGAATTagtaaaagatagaaaaaacTTAAAcgaaaaaccaaaacattttagTGCAGTGTTTTATAAAGCCTAATGTGTGAGATTTTAGAGGGGTCATCCTGCCAGGGTACTGAATAACATTATGAGAAAATTAATCCCTTTTCAATGTTTTGCATTGCCTTATTTGGTACTACGAAGTCTTTAGGCCTTCTCTAACAATGCCAATCTCCAGCAGGCTTTGGGCTCAGAGCCTTTAACAGGCCACAGTATCTATCTAGAATAATAATACtgttttattgtcatttattttaaaaattatctcctagggccagccctggtggcctagtgattaagttcagcatgctccgctttggtggctcgggTTTGGTttccaggcgcagacctacgccactcgtcagtggccatgctgtggcagtggctcaaatgcgaaaaaaaaaaagaggaagatttgcaacagatgttagtttagggtgaatcttcctcaacaaaaaagaggaagattggcaacagatgttagctcagggcgaatcttcctcaggaaaaaaaaattatcttctattTCCAGCAAACAAAAGTTTtccatttataaaggaaatataacatttcatttttttttttttttgaggaagattagccctgagctaacatctactgccaatcctcctctttttgctgaggaagattagccctgagctaacatctgtgcccatcttactctactttatatgtgggacgcctgccacagcatggcttgataagcggtgcataggtccgtgcctgggatacaaaccagcaaacccgaggctgccacagcagagtgcgcaaacttcaccactggACCTCCATGCCAGCCccataacatttcatttttatgtaatatatttaagtAAAAGAGAATGAACTGCTTCATAGAAATATACtaatatttcatagaaatatacTAATCTTTGTTCTCACCTTATTCAACCTCCCGGCAGCATTTGACATTATTATAGATTATGCCCACTTTGAAATCTATTCTTCCTTTGGCCTCTCGGACACAACTCTCAGTTCTTCACCTAACTCGCTGACCAGtccttttatgtcttctttgctGGTTCTTGCTCATCTTCTCTAAATAGTGGAACACCCTAGGACTCAGTCCTGGTCCTCTTCTCTATCAACCATCTCTTCCTCTCTAGGTGACCTAATTCAGTCCTATGGCTTTAATATCATTTATGCCCTGAGGACTCCCACATTTATATCTCATGAACCACAGATGCATA
This genomic interval from Equus quagga isolate Etosha38 chromosome 5, UCLA_HA_Equagga_1.0, whole genome shotgun sequence contains the following:
- the MED18 gene encoding mediator of RNA polymerase II transcription subunit 18, which encodes MEAPPVTMMPVTGGTINMMEYLLQGSVLDHSLESLIHRLRGLCDNMEPETFLDHEMVFLLKGQQASPFVLRARRSMDRAGAPWHLRYLGQPEMGDKNRHALVRNCVDIATSENLTDFLMEMGFRMDHEFVAKGHLFRKGIMKIMVYKIFRILVPGNTESTEALSLSYLVELSVVAPAGQDMVSDDMRNFAEQLKPLVHLEKIDPKRLM